The Aeromicrobium sp. Leaf245 genome includes a region encoding these proteins:
- the pknB gene encoding Stk1 family PASTA domain-containing Ser/Thr kinase encodes MTGTPDEPILLGERYELGGLLGRGGMADVRVARDLRLGRTVAIKQLRADLSSDDTFQARFRREAQSAAALNHPAVVAVYDTGDSTDKHGNHIPYIVMEYVEGQTLREILRDDRKILPERALSITADVLSALDYSHRSGIIHRDIKPANVMLTPSGQVKVMDFGIARAIADSSSAMTQTAAVIGTAQYLSPEQARGETVDARSDIYSTGCLLYELLTGRPPFVGDSPVSVAYQHVREEARPPSQLNPDVSQPVDHIVAKALAKRTDDRYQSAADMRKDLERAIAGQHVDAPTQATSAIPAATAVAPAVAAAAATGTQPAVADDEEEEKKNKALWWALGILAALIIAGLAYFLLAGNDTEDPAQVRVPDVVGQDAVAAQRTLEGEGFTVTTEERPDADVESGNVVSQTPEGDSMAPDGSEIELIVSSGPEQVQVPNVVGLNYDEAKDALEGEGLKVKKEERASDESKDTVINTNPPAGQSVDVGATVTVIVSEGEVTVPNVIGMSRDEAQKALEDLDLEVSVTEDPSSSAPEDEVTGQSTPAGQTVPPGSSIEITVSSNPGDDGGPGNGDADANGEADADAGADGVADGLGQ; translated from the coding sequence ATGACCGGTACCCCCGACGAGCCCATCCTGCTCGGCGAGCGCTACGAGCTCGGCGGACTGCTGGGGCGCGGCGGCATGGCCGACGTCCGCGTGGCCCGCGACCTGCGTCTCGGCCGCACCGTGGCGATCAAGCAGCTGCGGGCCGACCTGTCCTCCGACGACACCTTCCAGGCCCGCTTCCGGCGCGAGGCCCAGTCCGCGGCCGCCCTGAACCACCCGGCCGTCGTCGCCGTCTACGACACCGGCGACTCCACCGACAAGCACGGCAACCACATCCCGTACATCGTCATGGAGTACGTGGAGGGCCAGACGCTGCGCGAGATCCTGCGCGACGACCGCAAGATCCTGCCCGAGCGGGCGCTGTCGATCACCGCCGACGTGCTCAGCGCGCTCGACTACTCGCACCGGTCCGGCATCATCCACCGTGACATCAAGCCGGCCAACGTCATGCTGACGCCGTCGGGCCAGGTCAAGGTCATGGACTTCGGCATCGCCCGCGCGATCGCCGACTCCTCCAGCGCCATGACGCAGACCGCGGCCGTCATCGGCACCGCGCAGTACCTCTCCCCCGAGCAGGCGCGCGGCGAGACCGTCGACGCCCGCTCCGACATCTACTCCACCGGCTGCCTGCTCTACGAGCTGCTCACCGGGCGCCCGCCGTTCGTCGGCGACAGCCCCGTGTCGGTGGCGTACCAGCACGTCCGCGAGGAGGCCCGTCCTCCGTCGCAGCTGAACCCCGACGTGTCGCAGCCGGTCGACCACATCGTCGCCAAGGCCCTCGCCAAGCGCACCGACGACCGCTACCAGTCGGCCGCCGACATGCGCAAGGACCTCGAGCGCGCCATCGCCGGCCAGCACGTCGACGCTCCCACGCAGGCCACCTCGGCCATCCCGGCGGCCACCGCCGTGGCCCCTGCCGTCGCCGCCGCAGCCGCCACGGGCACCCAGCCCGCCGTGGCCGACGACGAGGAGGAGGAGAAGAAGAACAAGGCCCTGTGGTGGGCGCTCGGCATCCTCGCCGCGCTGATCATCGCCGGCCTCGCGTACTTCCTGCTCGCCGGCAACGACACCGAGGACCCGGCCCAGGTGCGCGTGCCCGACGTGGTCGGCCAGGACGCCGTGGCCGCCCAGCGCACCCTCGAGGGCGAGGGGTTCACCGTCACGACCGAGGAACGTCCCGACGCCGACGTCGAGAGCGGCAACGTCGTCTCCCAGACCCCCGAGGGCGACTCCATGGCCCCCGACGGCTCGGAGATCGAGCTGATCGTGTCGTCCGGACCCGAGCAGGTCCAGGTGCCCAACGTCGTCGGGCTGAACTACGACGAGGCCAAGGACGCCCTGGAGGGCGAGGGCCTGAAGGTCAAGAAGGAGGAACGGGCCTCCGACGAGTCCAAGGACACCGTCATCAACACCAACCCCCCGGCCGGCCAGAGCGTCGACGTCGGGGCCACCGTCACCGTGATCGTGTCCGAGGGCGAGGTCACCGTGCCCAACGTCATCGGCATGTCGCGCGACGAGGCACAGAAGGCGCTCGAGGACCTCGACCTCGAGGTCTCGGTCACCGAGGACCCGTCGTCGAGCGCCCCCGAGGACGAGGTGACCGGCCAGTCCACACCGGCCGGGCAGACCGTGCCGCCGGGGTCGTCGATCGAGATCACCGTGTCGAGCAACCCCGGCGACGACGGGGGCCCGGGCAACGGTGACGCCGACGCGAACGGCGAGGCCGACGCCGATGCCGGGGCCGACGGCGTGGCCGACGGGCTGGGCCAGTAG
- a CDS encoding DUF881 domain-containing protein, with product MSGSRARSQVRSRRGWSVAVLLVCSVAGLTAAAAHATSDGEDLRPAGGDIASLVSDRTLRVEQRQQQADDLQREIDDVLDAADRSSGIDAVTRQLRSLRDVAGLSTARGPGIRVTLDDAPRSAATSGVDPNYLVVHQQDLQAFVNALWAGGAEAVSLQGQRLVSTTAIVCVGSTVIIDGRPYSPPYVVEAIGDRPGMTYSLGTSPEVVNYERYVTKYRLGMKVESSDDLVIGPYTGTTALQHARPLA from the coding sequence ATGTCAGGGTCGCGTGCGCGGTCGCAGGTCCGGTCCCGCCGGGGCTGGTCGGTGGCGGTGCTGCTGGTGTGCTCGGTGGCCGGCCTGACCGCAGCCGCCGCCCACGCGACGTCGGACGGCGAGGACCTGCGCCCGGCCGGTGGCGACATCGCCTCGCTCGTCTCCGACCGCACGCTCCGGGTGGAGCAGCGCCAGCAGCAGGCCGACGACCTGCAGCGCGAGATCGACGACGTCCTCGACGCCGCCGACCGCAGCAGCGGCATCGACGCGGTGACCCGACAGCTGCGGTCGCTGCGCGACGTCGCAGGACTCAGCACGGCCCGCGGGCCGGGCATCAGGGTCACGCTCGACGACGCACCGCGCAGCGCCGCCACCTCGGGGGTCGACCCCAACTACCTCGTGGTCCACCAGCAGGACCTCCAGGCGTTCGTGAACGCGCTGTGGGCCGGTGGGGCCGAGGCGGTGAGCCTGCAGGGTCAGCGGCTGGTGTCCACCACGGCGATCGTGTGCGTCGGCAGCACGGTCATCATCGACGGCCGGCCCTACTCCCCGCCCTACGTCGTCGAGGCGATCGGCGACCGTCCGGGCATGACGTACTCGCTCGGCACGTCGCCCGAGGTCGTCAACTACGAGCGCTACGTGACCAAGTACCGACTGGGCATGAAGGTCGAGTCGAGCGACGACCTCGTGATCGGTCCCTACACCGGCACGACCGCGCTGCAGCACGCGCGCCCGCTGGCCTGA
- a CDS encoding cell division protein CrgA, protein MSRRQPKEIPVAKNSNPSKVRTPRGGWLHPLALLLLVVAIAWAVGAFFTVSDRSFPNVGAIPGLFRLGGWNFAVAAVLAFAASSVAARTRPEPEPGAPTGNRYAAPLMIASALVGLLWIVVFYVISGTDIQIPVYSDLGDWNIVIGMGFIVAAFGFAMKWE, encoded by the coding sequence ATGTCCCGTAGGCAGCCGAAAGAGATCCCCGTGGCCAAGAACAGCAACCCGAGCAAGGTCCGCACCCCCCGAGGTGGCTGGCTGCACCCGCTCGCCCTGCTGCTGCTCGTGGTGGCGATCGCGTGGGCGGTCGGCGCCTTCTTCACGGTCTCGGACCGCTCCTTCCCCAACGTCGGAGCGATCCCCGGCCTCTTCCGCCTGGGCGGCTGGAACTTCGCCGTCGCCGCCGTCCTCGCCTTCGCCGCGTCGTCCGTGGCCGCCCGCACCCGCCCGGAGCCCGAGCCGGGCGCGCCCACCGGAAACCGGTACGCCGCGCCGCTGATGATCGCCTCGGCCCTGGTCGGCCTGCTCTGGATCGTGGTCTTCTACGTCATCTCCGGCACCGACATCCAGATCCCGGTCTACTCCGACCTCGGCGACTGGAACATCGTCATCGGCATGGGGTTCATCGTCGCGGCCTTCGGGTTCGCGATGAAGTGGGAGTGA
- a CDS encoding histidine phosphatase family protein, whose protein sequence is MGALHLIRHGQASFGSDDYDQLSERGTRQGSWLGMAWEASGFRPDWSVAGSMKRHAQTAVAALDAIDGDLYDVDAGWNEYDHLALAGMDVTPTTDLRAFQQQLDAALGAWVSGAPSSVETFAEFSERVLRALDAAVAEAGTGRRVAVFTSGGPIALVASHLLAGDASLFITLNRVIVNASVTTLIVGRGGTRLLTYNEHGHVPADQVTFR, encoded by the coding sequence GTGGGCGCCCTCCATCTGATCCGGCACGGCCAGGCCTCCTTCGGCAGCGACGACTACGACCAGCTGTCCGAGCGCGGCACCCGACAGGGCTCCTGGCTCGGCATGGCGTGGGAGGCGTCGGGCTTCCGCCCCGACTGGTCGGTGGCGGGGTCCATGAAGCGGCACGCCCAGACCGCGGTGGCCGCGCTCGACGCGATCGACGGCGACCTGTACGACGTCGACGCCGGCTGGAACGAGTACGACCACCTGGCGCTCGCCGGCATGGACGTGACCCCGACGACGGACCTGCGCGCCTTCCAGCAGCAGCTCGACGCTGCCCTGGGTGCATGGGTGAGCGGGGCGCCGTCGTCGGTGGAGACGTTCGCCGAGTTCTCCGAGCGCGTGCTGCGTGCCCTCGACGCCGCCGTGGCCGAGGCCGGGACGGGACGACGGGTGGCGGTGTTCACGTCCGGAGGACCGATCGCGCTCGTCGCCTCGCACCTGCTGGCCGGCGACGCGTCATTGTTCATCACGCTCAACCGGGTGATCGTGAACGCGTCGGTCACGACCCTGATCGTGGGGCGTGGAGGCACCCGGCTGCTCACCTACAACGAGCACGGGCACGTGCCCGCGGACCAGGTGACCTTCCGGTAG
- a CDS encoding polyprenyl synthetase family protein, with the protein MLQVPQLDARRSRLPLRGSAPAVGSTTGTEAGTVTAVADLLSAELTWVESVWDALVPPGGAGPLAGGPGDLPAWLRSLVLGGGKRLRPRMCHWGFVAAGGEMGTPAHEDVVRAAAALETLHLFALVHDDVMDQSVERRGAAAAHVVAARRHREVDGHGDPDRFGQNIAILLGDLAHSEADRLVHTLPLALRDYWYELNLELIVGQRADLTGAAGRRTDLAHAEAVAALKSGAYTIGRPLQLGALAAGATAAQRDALERFGSHLGRAFAWRDDVLGVWGDPAVTGKPSGDDLREGKTTLIWVLGADRLTGEAAAAMARVGTTDARDGDVALLQQALADAGVRQEVEDRIRAETDRAEQVLLGSPFTAEGVVGLRDIARTISWRSA; encoded by the coding sequence GTGCTGCAGGTGCCGCAGCTCGACGCCCGCCGCTCCCGCCTCCCCCTGCGTGGCAGCGCACCCGCGGTCGGCTCGACGACGGGCACGGAGGCCGGCACGGTCACGGCCGTCGCCGATCTGCTCTCCGCCGAGCTGACGTGGGTGGAGTCGGTGTGGGACGCGCTGGTCCCTCCGGGCGGCGCGGGCCCGCTCGCGGGAGGTCCCGGCGACCTTCCCGCCTGGCTGCGCTCCCTCGTGCTCGGCGGCGGGAAGCGGCTGCGCCCGCGGATGTGCCACTGGGGCTTCGTGGCGGCGGGTGGCGAGATGGGCACGCCCGCCCACGAGGACGTGGTGCGCGCCGCGGCCGCCCTCGAGACGCTGCACCTGTTCGCCCTCGTGCACGACGACGTCATGGACCAGTCCGTCGAGCGCCGGGGTGCGGCGGCCGCCCACGTGGTCGCCGCGCGCCGTCACCGCGAGGTCGACGGCCACGGCGACCCCGACCGCTTCGGCCAGAACATCGCGATCCTGCTGGGCGACCTCGCGCACAGCGAGGCCGACCGGCTCGTCCACACGCTGCCCCTGGCGCTGCGCGACTACTGGTACGAGCTCAACCTCGAGCTGATCGTCGGCCAGCGGGCCGACCTCACGGGGGCCGCAGGGCGCCGCACCGACCTGGCCCACGCCGAGGCCGTGGCCGCGCTCAAGTCCGGCGCCTACACGATCGGCCGCCCGCTCCAGCTCGGCGCGCTCGCGGCCGGCGCCACCGCGGCGCAGCGTGACGCGCTCGAACGGTTCGGCTCGCACCTCGGGCGCGCGTTCGCCTGGCGTGACGACGTGCTCGGCGTGTGGGGCGACCCCGCCGTCACGGGCAAGCCGTCGGGCGACGACCTGCGCGAGGGCAAGACCACGCTCATCTGGGTGCTCGGCGCCGACCGGCTGACGGGTGAGGCCGCCGCCGCCATGGCACGCGTCGGCACCACCGACGCCCGCGACGGCGACGTCGCGCTGCTGCAGCAGGCCCTCGCCGACGCGGGCGTGCGGCAGGAGGTCGAGGACCGCATCCGGGCCGAGACCGACCGAGCCGAGCAGGTCCTGCTCGGCTCCCCGTTCACCGCGGAGGGTGTCGTCGGTCTGCGCGACATCGCCCGCACCATCTCCTGGAGGTCTGCATGA
- the crtI gene encoding phytoene desaturase family protein — MSHVVVVGAGLAGLAAACHLVGDGHRVTVLEREDVPGGRAGRLTREGFTFDTGPTVLTMPDLIDRPLRAAGSSLAERLELSLLDPAYRAFFADGSTLEVRHGHEAMRAEIHRECGSVDAAAFDEFVVWLRKLYLTEMPHFIDRNFDRPTDLLSRPMAAARLLAMGGFTRLGPMIRRRFADERLHRLFSFQAMYAGLAPDDALSLYAVITYMDSIEGVYFPKGGMRAVPQALADAASDAGADFRYGTTVTALVRDSGGRVRGVATGEGTIAADAVVCTIDLPTAYEWLLPELKLPRAVRGIGGRLGGDYSPSCVVWHVGVKGLPQGKAHHNIHFGHEWAGAFEDLMKRGTLMRDPSRLVTIHSLDDDEAAPEGDSTLYVLEPTPNLDVGHIDWKAEREPMKERLMEFLEGAGYPTDVVVDELVTPLDWHEQGMAAGTPFALAHTFAQTGPFRAANVDKRVPGLVFAGSGTVPGVGVPMVLPSGRLAAERVNQLLR, encoded by the coding sequence ATGAGCCACGTCGTCGTCGTCGGAGCGGGGCTGGCGGGCCTCGCCGCCGCCTGCCACCTGGTGGGCGACGGGCACCGCGTCACGGTGCTCGAGCGCGAGGACGTGCCCGGTGGTCGCGCCGGTCGACTGACCCGCGAGGGCTTCACGTTCGACACCGGCCCGACGGTGCTGACGATGCCCGACCTCATCGACCGGCCGCTGCGCGCAGCCGGCTCGAGCCTGGCCGAGCGGCTCGAGCTGAGCCTGCTCGACCCGGCGTACCGGGCCTTCTTCGCCGACGGCTCCACGCTGGAGGTCCGGCACGGACACGAGGCGATGCGCGCCGAGATCCACCGCGAGTGCGGCAGCGTCGACGCCGCAGCGTTCGACGAGTTCGTGGTGTGGCTCCGCAAGCTGTACCTGACCGAGATGCCGCACTTCATCGACCGCAACTTCGACCGTCCGACCGACCTGCTCTCCCGGCCCATGGCCGCCGCACGTCTGCTGGCGATGGGTGGGTTCACCCGGCTCGGGCCGATGATCCGGCGACGCTTCGCCGACGAGCGTCTGCACCGGTTGTTCTCGTTCCAGGCCATGTACGCGGGCCTCGCGCCGGACGACGCACTCTCGCTCTACGCCGTCATCACGTACATGGACTCGATCGAGGGCGTCTACTTCCCGAAGGGCGGCATGCGCGCCGTGCCGCAGGCCCTGGCCGACGCCGCCTCCGACGCCGGTGCGGACTTCCGCTACGGCACCACCGTCACCGCTCTCGTGCGCGACTCCGGGGGCCGCGTGCGTGGCGTGGCCACGGGCGAGGGGACCATCGCGGCCGACGCCGTCGTGTGCACCATCGACCTGCCGACGGCCTACGAGTGGCTGCTGCCCGAGCTCAAGCTCCCCCGCGCCGTCCGTGGCATCGGCGGACGCCTCGGTGGGGACTACTCGCCGTCGTGCGTCGTGTGGCACGTGGGCGTCAAGGGTCTGCCGCAGGGCAAGGCCCACCACAACATCCACTTCGGCCACGAGTGGGCGGGGGCGTTCGAGGACCTCATGAAGCGCGGCACCCTGATGCGAGACCCGTCGCGTCTCGTCACCATCCACTCCCTCGACGACGACGAGGCCGCGCCCGAGGGCGACAGCACGCTCTACGTGCTGGAGCCGACGCCCAACCTCGACGTCGGCCACATCGACTGGAAGGCCGAGCGCGAACCGATGAAGGAGCGCCTCATGGAGTTCCTCGAGGGTGCCGGCTACCCGACCGACGTCGTCGTCGACGAGTTGGTGACGCCCCTGGACTGGCACGAGCAGGGCATGGCCGCAGGGACCCCGTTCGCGCTGGCCCACACGTTCGCCCAGACCGGCCCGTTCCGCGCCGCCAACGTCGACAAGCGGGTCCCCGGCCTGGTGTTCGCCGGCTCCGGCACGGTCCCCGGCGTCGGCGTGCCGATGGTGCTCCCGTCAGGCCGCCTCGCCGCGGAGCGGGTCAACCAGCTCCTGCGCTGA
- a CDS encoding lycopene cyclase family protein, translated as MTTGPADVAVVGLGPAGRTLASRCAALGLRVLAVDSRPDAVWTPTYGVWEDELSGLPPTVVRARSAAPQVRATAVHRLPRTYVVLDNAAVQAALPLDGVDVRRDRLDDAGVAALAGQARVVVDARGARPDGRVAHDPAPAQTAFGVVVPADVAAPALQGAESLLMDWRTDWAPGGAPPAGAIPTFLYAFDLGDGTVLLEETCLAAAPGMAVEELQDRLRRRLVARGVDPSVVDAPLAREVVRIPMRGRGRPPVPGTLALGVAGRGGHLVTGYSVAHALLRGRSLADDLAAGRVPDQVDPVRPVDGLREAGLRALLRLDVDGTLALFDGFGRLPAHQQRAFMSRDAPPSAVAGAMWTMFRHMPWSGRRELARATLGR; from the coding sequence ATGACAACCGGTCCCGCTGACGTCGCGGTCGTCGGGCTCGGTCCGGCCGGCCGCACGCTCGCGTCGCGCTGCGCGGCGCTCGGTCTGCGCGTGCTGGCCGTCGATTCGCGGCCCGACGCGGTCTGGACGCCCACGTACGGCGTGTGGGAGGACGAGCTGTCCGGGTTGCCGCCGACGGTCGTGCGGGCCCGGTCGGCGGCGCCACAGGTGCGGGCCACCGCCGTCCACCGGCTGCCGCGCACGTACGTGGTGCTCGACAACGCGGCGGTGCAGGCCGCGCTGCCGCTCGACGGGGTCGACGTGCGCCGCGACCGGCTCGACGACGCCGGGGTCGCGGCGCTGGCGGGGCAGGCCAGGGTCGTCGTCGACGCCCGCGGCGCGCGTCCCGACGGGCGGGTGGCCCACGACCCGGCGCCGGCGCAGACCGCGTTCGGCGTCGTCGTCCCCGCCGACGTCGCGGCTCCGGCGCTGCAGGGTGCGGAGTCGCTGCTGATGGACTGGCGCACCGACTGGGCGCCGGGCGGGGCGCCGCCCGCGGGTGCGATCCCCACGTTCCTGTACGCCTTCGACCTGGGCGACGGGACCGTGCTGCTGGAGGAGACCTGCCTGGCCGCCGCGCCCGGCATGGCCGTCGAGGAGCTGCAGGACCGGCTGCGGCGTCGGCTGGTGGCCCGCGGTGTGGACCCCTCCGTGGTCGACGCTCCGCTGGCCCGCGAGGTCGTGCGGATCCCGATGCGGGGCCGCGGTCGACCACCGGTGCCGGGCACGCTCGCGCTCGGCGTCGCCGGCCGCGGCGGGCACCTCGTCACCGGCTACTCGGTGGCGCACGCGCTGCTGCGAGGTCGCTCCCTCGCCGACGACCTGGCGGCCGGGCGCGTGCCGGACCAGGTCGATCCGGTGCGTCCGGTCGACGGGCTCCGCGAGGCAGGTCTGCGGGCCCTGCTGCGCCTCGACGTGGACGGCACCCTCGCCCTCTTCGACGGCTTCGGCCGCCTCCCGGCCCACCAGCAGCGTGCCTTCATGTCGCGCGACGCGCCACCGTCGGCCGTGGCCGGCGCCATGTGGACCATGTTCCGCCACATGCCGTGGTCGGGCCGGCGCGAGCTGGCCCGCGCCACCCTCGGCCGCTGA
- a CDS encoding phytoene/squalene synthase family protein — protein sequence MARPLHPDPRLAEGYARCAELTRRHGTTYYWGARLLPREQRIDVYTVYALCRLADDIVDEPERVDPAVPGHGEVDPGVRLRMFEQHFWDCVAAGRSDEPVMAAVVDSLQRRGTDPECFDRFFRAMELDLTRTTWETWEDLRDGYMEGSAAVIGEMMLPVLQPLTPAAKEPARALGHAFQLTNFLRDVGEDLDRGRVYLPQEDLRRHGADPWTRRVTPAWRSMMAEQVERNRALYREAAPGVAMLPRPGARCVATALRMYSRILDLVEEADYDVFSGRLRVRPRTKVAILADVLVRGPGRGLPPSPRASLAPRSQ from the coding sequence ATGGCACGCCCCCTGCACCCCGACCCGCGGCTGGCCGAGGGCTACGCGCGGTGCGCCGAGCTGACGAGGCGCCACGGCACCACCTACTACTGGGGTGCGCGGCTGCTCCCCCGCGAGCAGCGGATCGACGTCTACACCGTCTACGCGCTGTGCCGGCTCGCCGACGACATCGTCGACGAGCCCGAGCGCGTCGACCCGGCCGTCCCTGGCCACGGCGAGGTCGACCCCGGGGTGCGGCTGCGGATGTTCGAGCAGCACTTCTGGGACTGCGTGGCCGCCGGCCGGTCCGACGAGCCCGTCATGGCCGCCGTCGTCGACAGCCTGCAGCGCCGTGGCACCGACCCCGAGTGCTTCGACCGATTCTTCCGCGCCATGGAGCTGGACCTGACCCGCACCACGTGGGAGACGTGGGAGGACCTGCGCGACGGCTACATGGAGGGCTCGGCCGCTGTCATCGGCGAGATGATGCTGCCCGTGCTGCAGCCCCTCACCCCGGCGGCGAAGGAACCGGCCCGCGCGCTCGGGCACGCGTTCCAGCTGACGAACTTCCTGCGCGACGTCGGCGAGGACCTCGACCGCGGGCGGGTCTACCTCCCCCAGGAGGACCTGAGGCGACACGGCGCCGACCCGTGGACGCGCCGGGTCACCCCCGCGTGGCGCTCGATGATGGCCGAGCAGGTGGAGCGCAACCGCGCGCTGTACCGCGAGGCGGCTCCCGGCGTGGCCATGCTGCCGAGGCCCGGGGCACGCTGCGTGGCCACCGCGCTGCGCATGTACTCGCGCATCCTCGACCTGGTCGAGGAAGCCGACTACGACGTCTTCTCGGGCCGCCTCCGGGTGAGGCCACGCACCAAGGTCGCGATCCTGGCCGACGTGCTGGTGCGCGGTCCGGGCCGCGGTCTGCCGCCCTCCCCGAGGGCCAGCCTCGCCCCCCGGAGCCAGTAG
- a CDS encoding FAD-dependent oxidoreductase — protein MASRPVPPGRDRNAVLHRAAPGSSRLGDDRHVVVVGGGIAGLGAAVVLAERGARVTLLEACDQLGGRVRAWPLADDGDTGSGGTDGSRTMSRGFHAFFRQYYTLRSLLRRVDPTLSHLVPVPDYPLRRGDGLTDSFAALPATPPFNLLTFVLRSPTFPVSALPSVHVPSALELVDASYPASHERYDGESAQDFLDRLRFPEGARHLALEVFARSFFAHPTEFGAGELVGMFHTYFTGSSEGLLFDVPDDDYDAVLWAPLGRYLEGLGARVRTAARADRVAPDGSGWLVHTGEEALRADAVVLATDPRTTRTLVAPLPADDDERRDWHRRAAAGRNAPPFAVLRLWLDGTVAAEREAFLGTSGYDLLDNVTVLERFERGAAEWSARHGGSVVELHAYATDPVRDADLAGDGPGGLDVALVRQRLLTALHDVYPETRTLGIVHEELLVEDDCGLVGTGPWRDRLTVDTPYAGLVLAGDGLRVDWPIALMERAATTGVLAANQLLAGWGVRGEDVWTVPLDGLLRRRPRLPSLSR, from the coding sequence ATGGCCTCACGTCCTGTCCCGCCCGGTCGCGACCGGAACGCCGTGCTCCACCGCGCTGCCCCCGGCTCCTCGCGGCTGGGCGACGACCGACACGTCGTGGTGGTCGGGGGCGGCATCGCCGGCCTCGGCGCCGCAGTGGTGCTGGCCGAGCGCGGCGCCCGGGTGACCCTGCTCGAGGCGTGCGACCAGCTGGGTGGCCGGGTGCGCGCCTGGCCGCTGGCCGACGACGGCGACACCGGATCCGGCGGAACCGACGGCTCGCGCACGATGAGCCGCGGGTTCCACGCGTTCTTCCGCCAGTACTACACGCTGCGCTCGCTGCTGCGCCGCGTCGATCCCACGTTGTCGCACCTGGTGCCGGTGCCCGACTACCCGCTGCGCCGCGGCGACGGGCTCACCGACTCCTTCGCGGCCCTGCCGGCCACACCGCCGTTCAACCTGCTGACCTTCGTGCTGCGCAGCCCCACGTTCCCCGTCTCGGCCCTGCCGTCGGTCCACGTGCCGAGCGCCCTCGAGCTGGTCGACGCCTCCTACCCGGCCAGCCACGAGCGCTACGACGGCGAGTCCGCCCAGGACTTCCTCGACCGGCTGCGCTTCCCCGAGGGGGCGCGGCACCTCGCGCTGGAGGTCTTCGCCCGATCGTTCTTCGCCCACCCCACCGAGTTCGGGGCCGGTGAGCTGGTCGGCATGTTCCACACCTACTTCACCGGCAGCTCCGAGGGCCTGCTCTTCGACGTGCCCGACGACGACTACGACGCCGTGCTCTGGGCGCCGCTCGGCCGCTACCTCGAGGGACTGGGCGCGCGAGTGCGCACCGCCGCGCGGGCCGACCGGGTCGCACCCGACGGGAGCGGCTGGCTCGTGCACACAGGGGAGGAGGCCCTGCGGGCCGACGCCGTGGTGCTGGCGACCGACCCCCGCACCACGCGCACGCTCGTGGCCCCCCTGCCCGCCGACGACGACGAACGTCGCGACTGGCACCGCCGCGCTGCCGCCGGCCGCAACGCCCCGCCCTTCGCGGTGCTGCGGCTGTGGCTCGACGGCACGGTCGCGGCGGAGCGGGAGGCGTTCCTCGGCACGAGCGGGTACGACCTGCTCGACAACGTCACGGTGCTGGAGCGCTTCGAGCGCGGGGCCGCCGAGTGGTCCGCCCGGCACGGCGGCTCGGTGGTGGAGCTGCACGCCTACGCCACCGACCCCGTGCGTGACGCAGACCTGGCCGGCGACGGCCCCGGAGGTCTCGACGTCGCCCTGGTGCGGCAGCGGCTCCTGACCGCCCTGCACGACGTCTACCCCGAGACCCGCACGCTCGGGATCGTGCACGAGGAGCTGCTCGTGGAGGACGACTGCGGACTGGTGGGCACAGGACCGTGGCGCGACCGCCTGACCGTCGACACCCCCTACGCCGGGCTCGTGCTCGCCGGCGACGGGCTGCGGGTCGACTGGCCGATCGCGCTCATGGAGCGGGCCGCCACCACCGGCGTGCTCGCGGCCAACCAGCTGCTCGCGGGGTGGGGCGTGCGGGGCGAGGACGTGTGGACCGTCCCGCTCGACGGCCTGCTGCGCCGACGCCCACGGCTGCCCTCGCTCTCGCGATGA
- a CDS encoding methyltransferase domain-containing protein, whose protein sequence is MEPTSGTLLADEFDRAAPRYDLLTSLNPGYVDALRDAARRLVLSLPVTGTAPTLWDLGCGSGLSTRALVDAAGPGARIVGLDASAGMLAQAQEKDWPDHVSFVQARAQDLPGVAAVQLDGPADGAFAAYLLRNVPQEQRDDVVAAIADQVRPGGWIALQDYHVKGSRTAEAVWSAVCWGVVTPLSVAVRGNPAIYRYLWRSVLRNDSTAELQARLERAGLTDITWTTAGGWQRGILHTVLARRPL, encoded by the coding sequence GTGGAGCCGACCTCTGGGACCTTGCTCGCGGACGAGTTCGACCGCGCCGCGCCCCGCTACGACCTGCTCACCTCGCTCAACCCCGGCTACGTCGACGCGTTGCGCGACGCCGCGCGCCGACTGGTGCTGAGCCTGCCGGTCACGGGCACGGCGCCGACGCTGTGGGACCTCGGCTGTGGCTCGGGCCTCTCCACCCGGGCCCTGGTCGACGCCGCCGGACCGGGCGCCCGCATCGTGGGCCTCGACGCGTCGGCCGGGATGCTCGCCCAGGCGCAGGAGAAGGACTGGCCCGACCACGTCAGCTTCGTGCAGGCGCGGGCCCAGGACCTGCCCGGTGTGGCCGCGGTCCAGCTCGACGGCCCGGCCGACGGTGCGTTCGCGGCCTACCTGCTGCGCAACGTGCCGCAGGAGCAGCGTGACGACGTGGTCGCGGCCATCGCCGACCAGGTGCGCCCCGGCGGCTGGATCGCGCTGCAGGACTACCACGTGAAGGGCTCGCGGACGGCCGAGGCCGTCTGGAGCGCCGTCTGCTGGGGCGTCGTCACGCCGCTGTCCGTGGCGGTGCGCGGCAACCCCGCGATCTACCGGTACCTGTGGCGAAGCGTGCTGCGCAACGACTCCACCGCAGAGCTGCAGGCGCGGCTCGAGCGTGCCGGTCTCACCGACATCACCTGGACGACGGCCGGCGGCTGGCAGCGGGGCATCCTGCACACCGTCCTCGCCCGACGTCCGCTCTGA